From one Rhopalosiphum padi isolate XX-2018 chromosome 2, ASM2088224v1, whole genome shotgun sequence genomic stretch:
- the LOC132922550 gene encoding uncharacterized protein LOC132922550 encodes MSSFDNNESWIHNNKDNSNISLSIKQHIKHGHHRAKYTFTDDPTDIIDLNIQQYNGFNHIQALHDYLEEMNLGKVEFSVFKCKSKSNIPAHYANIKLGNVSLASSFPEKYSLPEVAQQVAARNALSILKKTHSYKNIPFTQDMSIVAERLEKELQKNYAGLFCDKVENIYKEVYSEQLPSNWLNLLSRLASNIVIEDLPNQNKSILYYDASSADKKKQKHKEFLNISLTESSENLLVMKLVDKTERTVTVASVDSNYTFWVLFVHDRINDDYDTLFKLMNMPNESKQFIKMFSIEISDVYAVQIQDEWYRFKVSKIEDDSVTGIFIDLGMEYCVTKNNVMFLPPKFLKVSSQAIKCALTSLYFAPYFQVAQELFHKILFGKEFTLVPDNIECDIPLVTLYDGKCNMNNMIREAIIEKTNFNKIHGKCEKASLTYVADGYVYIHPPNETLTIMESILDTISASQPLDTLYSKNSISPHKIYLVKCPELDLWSRAIVHDFIFTDQKFKVYFIDYGNYGFIDQDKFIDLQSFDLLLSTIGPQALKVSFHLFPPKNLQDQSRSRALYEMIINKSLDINVISTDSDGIQVVEIFDADDQNINRLSFNTQLYQSV; translated from the exons atgtcaagttttgataataatgaaaGTTGGATACATAACAATAAAGATAATAGTAATATCAGTCTAAGCATTAAACAACACATTAAACACGGTCATCATAGAGCAAAGTACACTTTTACTGATGATCCT ACTGATATAATAGATCTGAATATCCAACAATATAATGGTTTTAATCATATACAAGCTTTACATGATTACTTGGAAGAAATGAATTTAGGGAAAGTTGAATTtagtgtttttaaatgtaaatcaaaatcaaatatacCTGCTCATTATGCCAATATTAAG CTAGGTAATGTGTCTCTTGCTAGTTCGTTTCCAGAAAAATATTCCCTTCCTGAAGTTGCTCAACAGGTAGCTGCACGTAATGCATTATCTATACTGAAGAAAActcatagttataaaaatattcccTTCACTCAAGATATGTCTATTGTTGCTGAAAGACTGGAAAag gaattacaaaaaaattatgccGGACTTTTCTGTGATAAAgtggaaaatatttataaagaagtATATAGTGAACAATTACCTTCAAATTGGTTGAATCTACTTAGTCGGTTAGCatcaaatattgtaattgaAGACTTACCTAATCAgaacaaatcaattttatactACGATGCTTCTtcg gctgataaaaaaaaacaaaaacataaagagtttttgaatatttctttGACTGAATCTTCTGAAAATTTACTTGTTATGAAACTAGTTGATAAAACTGAAAGGACTGTAACTGTAGCTAGTGTAGACAGTAATTACACATTTTGGGTTCTTTTTGTTCATGACAGaattaat gacGATTATgacactttatttaaattaatgaatatgcCAAATgaatcaaaacaatttattaaaatgtttagcaTTGAGATTTCTGATGTGTATGCAGTTCAAATACAAGATGAATGGTATAGATTTAAAGTCAGTAAAATTGAAGATGATAGTGTTACTggcatttttattgatttgggTATGGAGTATTgtgtaactaaaaataatgttatgtttttgcctcctaaatttttaaaagtatcttCACAA gcTATAAAATGTGCTTTAACATCACTGTATTTTGCACCTTATTTTCAAGTTGCTCAAGaattgtttcataaaatattatttggaaaaGAATTTACTTTAGTTCCAGATAATATTGAATGTGATATTCCATTGGTCACATTGTATGATGGAAAgtgtaatatgaataatatgattagaGAAGCCATTATagaaaaaaccaattttaataaa ATTCATGGAAAATGTGAAAAAGCTAGTCTCACTTATGTTGCTGATggctatgtatatatacatccaCCAAATGAAACATTAACAATAATGGAGTCTATATTGGATACAATATCAGCCTCTCAACCTCTTGATACCCTTTATTCCAAAAACAGCATTTCACCTCATAAGATATATCTTGTTAAATGCCCAGAACTTGATCTGTGGAGCAGAGCAATAgttcatgattttatatttactgatcaaaaa TTCAAAGTATACTTCATTGATTATGGTAACTATGGATTTATTGATCAAGATAAATTTATCGATTTACAGTCATTTGATTTATTGTTGTCTACTATTGGCCCTCAG gcTTTAAAAGTGTCTTTTCATTTATTTCCACCGAAGAATCTTCAAGATCAATCTCGGTCCAGAGCATTATatgaaatgattattaataaatccttggatataaatgttatttcaaCTGATAGTGATGGTATTCAAGTAGTTGAAATATTTGATGCTGACGATCAGAATATAAATCGATTGTCTTTTAATACCCAATTATATCAAag tgtttaG